The following proteins are co-located in the Phocoena phocoena chromosome 1, mPhoPho1.1, whole genome shotgun sequence genome:
- the G0S2 gene encoding G0/G1 switch protein 2, whose amino-acid sequence METVQELIPLAKELMAQKPRRNLVRLYVLGGVLALFGAVLGLMETLCSPFTAADSLREREAAVAELQAARERQALRARALLEKSKQLEAVQGCRAPTNRLHAS is encoded by the coding sequence ATGGAAACTGTCCAGGAGCTGATTCCTCTGGCCAAGGAGCTGATGGCGCAGAAGCCCAGACGGAATCTGGTGAGGCTGTACGTGCTGGGCGGCGTGCTGGCGCTCTTCGGCGCCGTGCTCGGCCTGATGGAGACCTTGTGCAGCCCCTTCACGGCCGCCGACAGCCTGCGGGAGCGGGAGGCAGCGGTGGCCGAGCTGCAGGCCGCCCGGGAACGACAGGCCCTCCGGGCGCGGGCCCTGCTGGAGAAAAGCAAGCAGCTGGAGGCCGTCCAGGGCTGCCGGGCCCCGACCAACCGGCTGCACGCCTCGTAG